The Dioscorea cayenensis subsp. rotundata cultivar TDr96_F1 chromosome 16, TDr96_F1_v2_PseudoChromosome.rev07_lg8_w22 25.fasta, whole genome shotgun sequence sequence ACATTAGTTGAGAATTTTGCCACATCAATGCTCCATGTCATCCTATTAATGTGGGGCCCGGTTGGGATGGGTCATATCTAATTAGATTTAATGAGTGCTAAGTCACTAATAATGCACGTAAATACCTTCTCAGTCAAATATAATTAGTTTCAGGTGATAAAAAAACACCAATTGAAATTCAATAgctaaagttaaaaaaaaaaatcataataagcTGATTTACCCAAAATTttgcccatatatatatatatatatatatatatacaaacaaataaaattttgtttgatttaaaaatatatagatagcATTTGGATTTATTAAGATATATACATCCAAATTTGGAGGGGTACATAGAACATGCATGGATTTGCACGCCGGTAGACAAGTGGCAAGACAGGGACATTTTGGGAAGAGAATTCAGAAGTTTCTCTGTCTACCATCTCTCATTCTGTAATACAACTGTACAAGAAGAGTCCACCAGGCAAGCCTTATGGGCAGGGACATTATAGGAAGATTGTCAGAATTTTCTCTCTCTATACCACATAAACAGCAGACCAAGCACATCTTGGTAACAGTTTACAGAAGTTTCCATGTTCAATCCTTAAccctgtctctctctctctctctctctaggaTTTAACCCTAAAATGCTTCAAacataggggtattttgggCAAAGTAGTAAAATATTCTCCTATCTCTCCCTAAGATTTTAGCATAAAAGCAGCAGGACAGGGTTAGTTTTGGAAAGAGAATATAAGGGAGGAGCATTTTGGGAAGGGGTAATAaaaatctttctctttctctctttggaGCTCTCATAAAGCCTTTCTCTCTCTAATGATTTTTACCAGCAAATCATTTGACGAGAGCATTTTGGGAAAGACAGCTAAAGTCTTCTCTCTCTACCTCCATTATACAATACAGAAGCAGGACAGGAGTATTTTCGGAAGAGTGCAAAAATCTTCTCTCTCTATAATCCCAACTTTCTTTTttccattagaaaaaaaaatcaatataggTGCATTTTGGGAATATAACTGAAATGTTCTCTCTCTACAACCCTAGTAGTATCTCTGTTTGACTTTCCTCTGAACTTCCTCATGCATCTCTTCCCTctcaaatatgaaatatttctaCCAGCAAAAAAACAGCATGGCAGGGGCATTTTGGGAAGAATActtgaaagaaaaaattttcctctctaaaaataaaaactccacCTTGCTTCTTGTCTACCACAAAGCAATTTAGCAAATACAGGGGCATTTTAGGAATACTAcccaaaaaaaaccaagaagttCTCCCTCCACAATCCAAGCATCTCTTCTCTGAGAAATGAAATCTGTATCCAACACTGCACAATGCAATTCCTTTCTCTCAAAAAATTTCTactagaaggaaaaaaaaaacagcaatGCAGGGGCATTTTGGGaagaatactaaaaaaaaaaaaggaaattcttCTCTCTCTAAAACCCCACACacactctctttctttctctggcTTGTGTCTCTTACACCTGTGCACTGCAGTGAGTCCCAAGTAAAATGATTGTTGCTTCTCCTTCACCTCCACCTCTCTTCCTGTTGCTTTCACTTCTGTTACCACCtactccttctcctcctcctcctcctcctccatttcttcatccCAACCAACATACCTCCCTTTCTTGTTCTcatttccttttccttctccCAATTTAATGCCTTTCAGTGTCTTCTTTCACAATTCTCATCTTTCTCTtgatttctctcttctttctcttcatgCATTCCTTCTTttgtagcagcagcagcagcagcagtaacAGTGGTAGTAGTGCTGCTTATTAGTgcttctttgcttgttttgattcttttggttttgtttcttttttgggtGGTGGTGGTTGTTGAGGAAAATGGAGAGCAGTGGAGAGGACTGCTGTGTCAAAGTTGCTGTGCATATCCGGCCTTTGATTGGGGATGAGCGTTTGCAGGGTTGCAAGGATTGTGTTTCTGTTGTTCCTGGGAAACCCCAGGtttggatttcttttggtttttttttttcatggatttgtttggtttgttgttgttgttgtagatCTGATTGTTCTTgctgattattatttatttattttttttggcttcATTAAAGTTtggatcttttcttttttttatgttttcatgagAAATTTGGAGGATTGTTTGTTTTGGTGCTGAATTGGGGTTTGTTGGATTGAAATTCGGTTCTGATtttcccttatatatatatatatatatatttgtctgcgtgtgtgtgtgtgtttgtgttttagttaataaattggaaaaaaggagtgtgcttttctttttttctattgtttcttaacttttttgtttgatttgggaattctttttatttaaatttttcgGATGAATGGGTGATTTCTTGATAGTTTTGTATAATGTTTAATCTTAGAAAGGGATCCTTCTTTAAATAGAGATTTTGAAAATAACATTGTCCTGCATTTTTGCCCAAATTCTTTATCTATATTCTTTAGTCTTTGGAATTGACAAAAAACACcagatgtattttttttcttttatttatttttaaatgcacTTATCCACTTAAAGTGAGGATGAATTGAGGCACATTGTCTTTAAAAGCTTCTTGTTCATCATCTGTGTGATTGATTATTTATCATGcatcatgtattttgttttcatcaagTTTGAATATGGATTCAATGAGAAATTCCAGTCTAATGCATCTGATATCCAGGTGCAACTTGGAAGTCATTCATTTACTTTTGATCATGTTTATGGGAGTACTGCTTCTCCATCATCTGCCATGTTTGAAGAGTGTGTCGCTCCACTAGTCGATGGTTTGTTCCAAGGATATAATGCAACTGTTCTTGCATATGGTCAGGTTAAGTAGTATGAAATCTAATGCTTACCTGTATGCCCCTTAAATGTTTCATTATCATGCTGAGCAACATTTCGAAAGTTGAAACATCTGATATTCTGCTTATGATGCCACAGACGGGTTCGGGAAAAACATACACGATGGGGACAGGAGGCAGGGACAGTAGTCAATCTGGACTTATTCCTCAGGTTATGAATGCGCTATTTAGTAAGATTGAGAGTCTGAAACATCAAACAGAGTTTCAGTTGCGCGTCTCATTTATTGAGGTACAGTTGATGTTCATCTTGTTTTATTCCTACTTTTAATTCCTGTTCTGAATCATCAGACGGATAGCATTTGCTTGTATGTATATTTGAAGGTACATTATTTTGGTCTTTATATCAGAACCGACATATAATTTCATATGAATGAGTTTTTGTTGTTCTCGatgtgttttggtgatatcAAACTTTTGAGCTTTATTTGTGTATTTAGATTCTCTgatctttttctaattttctctTGATACAGTTTTACTACTTATCAAGAACAGCAAATGAGAATGTCTGGAAAATAGATTTTTTGTAGTTATTATGTAAATAATGCATGCATTTTTCTTAATTACAGATTCTAAAAGAAGAAGTCAGAGACTTGTTGGATCCTGCTTCTACTGGGAAGGTTGAGGCTGGCAACGTACATGTTGGGAAGGTAACAGTACCAGGGAAGCCTGTTGTACAAATCCGTGAGGCATCAAATGGAGTAATAACGCTTGCTGGGTCTACTGAAGTTGATGTTAGTTCCCAAGCAGAAATGGCTGCCTGTCTAGAGCAAGGTTCATCAAGTCGAGCAACTGGAAGTACAAATATGAATAACCAATCAAGGTAAATATTatatcttcaatattttttctttcaataggagttgcaacactaattttaatttaatgtgtTACTATGAATTGTTCAAATTAAAACCTGGTTTCAGTGGAGTCAAATCATTCAGGATTCAGTGCGCAAATACCCATATTCAGTAATGAAAggtcaccaaaaaaaaaagaaaaaatatatatatatatatatatatattttgtttatcaaAATGTTGTCTGGTCGAAgttgtattttgatttaaaactactTTTCTAAATGCCCATTAATTGTGTATTTgattcattattttaaaaacatctaTAGAAAATTGGTTAATGATGTTCATTTCTTTGGGCAAATTTCTGAAACAGTCGCTCCCATGCGATTTTCACAATAACATTGGAGCAGATGCGCAAACTAGATCCCATTTTTGCAGCAGATGGCAGTCCTATTGAGGACATGAATGAAGATTATCTATGTGCAAAGCTCCATCTGGTAGATCTTGCAGGTTCGGAGAGGGCTAAACGCACAGGGTCAGATGGTTTACGATTCAAAGAAGGTACTGTGatggttattttattttctagccTCCTTGTTTTTCAAGTAAATCATTTTGTTAAGTTACATCTGCTGACTTTATTCAGGTGTTCATATCAACAAGGGACTTCTGGCACTTGGCAATGTCATCAGTGCTCTTGGggatgagaagaagaggaaggaagGTGTTCATGTTCCTTATCGTGACAGCAAGCTTACTCGACTTTTGCAGGTGTGGTTCTTCTTTCTGCCACTTTTATTGTGGATCATTATTGTTGATGTGTACGGCCGTTCCTTTTATTTAAAGTCAAAATATAAAGTAGAAGAGCTACCGTATTTGCACATGAGTAAATACCATTGTTCGAAAGCACTAATTGTAGCTAGAATATTTGCCATTCGCTTCTGTAATGTATTTTGTTTTGCCTTTCCTAAAACCATTAGATGGTTAGAAAAATCGTCCTTGACTGTATTgaatctcatatttttacctTTCCTATAATTTTACAGGACTCTCTTGGGGGAAATAGCCGGACTGTGATGATTGGTGAGATAATTGTCTTCAATAGTCTACATAATCTTTTTGAATTTATGCTGTTAGGATGCATGAATACAAAGTTTGATCATGATTAAATCGTTATGACCTGCTTTTAATACAATATTGAAGATTATAATAGGTTATGCTCGTGTTATGAGtaaaatatttgttgtttgatggCTTGAACTCAAAGAATTACTAGCATAGGGAATGAAAAGTTGATATCTTTATTTGCCTTAATTTCGATTATTAAACTTTTTTCCAGCTTGTATAAGCCCAGCAGATATTAATGCAGAGGAGTCTCTTAACACACTGAAATATGCTAATCGGGCCCGCAACATTCAAAATAAACCTAttgtgagtattttttttttaccattggCCATAAATTTTAGTGAGCAGTAGCTATATGCTTTGCAACCCGAATCCTCTGATTGTAGTTGCATACATTACATTGTTAGCTCAATTTCCTTGTACAGGTCAACCGAAATCCAATGTCGGCTGAGATGCAAAAGATGCGTCAGCAGCTTGAATACTTGCAGGCCGAGCTACTTGCTCGTGGAGGAGGAACTTCATCTGATGAAGTTCAAGTATGTTGTATACACTTAGATattatttgggattttttttttcttttgaagtgaAAAATACTTTTGGATGCCAGAGATGGAATTCTTAGTGGATTTTCATATTAGGTTCTAAAGGAAAGAATTTCGTGGCTTGAATCTACCAATGAAGATCTTCGAAGGGAACTTCATGAGTACCGGCACCAACTCGGACTTGCTGATGAGCATTATGAAAATGAAGCTCAACTAGCAACCTTAtctgtatgaaattatttataaactTCAATCTCATGGCCTACTTAAATTTGGATTGATAACTTGTCTATGTAAATTCTATCGATCAGATGATCTTTTCGTTGAGAGAATTTCGTGGTTAATATTTCAGGGAGGTAGAAGTTGTTTTGTGAAATCAGAAGGGCTGAAACGGAGCCTGCAGTGTTCAGACAGTTTTGAATATCAAATGGCTGATAACCTAGAAGGCAAATTTCTTATAGCATTCCCCATGTCTAATAAtttattcttggatttttggAGCATGTGAGAGAATTAGATTTTTGGAATAATCTAGTtctctttatttcatttggCTGCATTTGTTTCGTTCAGTTGCATATTTGACTTACTGATAATTGCTTCCACCAGTAGTTGATAACTCAAAGGAGATTGATGAAGAGGTAGCTAAGGAATGGGAACATACGATGTTGCAAAACACTATGGGCAAGGAATTGAATGAGTTAAATAAGCGTTTAGAGGAGAAAGAGGTAATTATGATTATCAGCATTATTTTTCATGACTtttaagtttcttttttttctttatgaaaaaACATTCAAACCAGAGCCAGTCAATTGTGCTTGAATTCAAGTGACATATTGGCAACAACATTCTATTCCACAAATGCAAATGTCTGCACGCAATGTGTAGTTCAGTAGTCAtcattcaaatagaaatgaaattaaGGAAGGTACTAACTAAAACTATTTAACTAAGTATAAATACAGTACAAATAATTTACTGTTAAGTGAGATGACATAAATTTCCTCAGATTCTTAGCATTTTAATACTACTCTTAACAAATAGTacctttcataattttttatgttttcaacagAATTAGAGACGTGATGATTTGGTTATCTACAGATCATGAATATGAGATGCTGTTGAATCCCACAAAAGACACCCAACCTTGAACTCTGATAATTGATTTACCATAATGTTTCCTTTCCTTGTGCCATATGTAATGCTTCTGACGGTTCTTATGTATTTCACTTTATGAAGACTAGAAGTTGTTGTTTCATGTATGATTACTATTTTGCTAGTCATTCTCGTTGTTTTAACTTAATAGAGTAtttgttgttttgcttcttgCAGTCTGAGATGAAATCATTTGGTGGATTTGAAACTTTTGCTCTCAAACAGCATTTTGGAAAGAAGCTCGTGGAACTTGAAGATGAAAAAAGAATCGTACAGgttgatgataattttttcGAGTTCAGCacatctatttaaaattttattattactgGCTCCTCAACTCTCATGCTTGAGAATATAAAACATTTCAGCAAGAGAGGGACCGTCTTTTGGCTGAAGTAGAAAGCTTGGCTGGTAATTCTGATGGGCAAACACACAAATTACCAGATGCCCACTTGCAGAAATTGAAGTCCCTTGAAGCACAGGTGAAATTTTGTCGAACTAATGCCATTTGGGATTTTGGATGTTATATTATATCTATCTTGTTCGTTTATGTGCATGAATTCTGTTCTTTAGATATTGGACctcaagaaaaaacaagaaaatcaagTGCAGCTTTTGAAGCAAAAGCAGAGGAGTGATGAAGCTGCAAAGAAACTCCAAGATGAAATACAATTTATTAAAG is a genomic window containing:
- the LOC120279098 gene encoding kinesin-like protein KIN-4A isoform X2, translating into MESSGEDCCVKVAVHIRPLIGDERLQGCKDCVSVVPGKPQVQLGSHSFTFDHVYGSTASPSSAMFEECVAPLVDGLFQGYNATVLAYGQTGSGKTYTMGTGGRDSSQSGLIPQVMNALFSKIESLKHQTEFQLRVSFIEILKEEVRDLLDPASTGKVEAGNVHVGKVTVPGKPVVQIREASNGVITLAGSTEVDVSSQAEMAACLEQGSSSRATGSTNMNNQSSRSHAIFTITLEQMRKLDPIFAADGSPIEDMNEDYLCAKLHLVDLAGSERAKRTGSDGLRFKEGVHINKGLLALGNVISALGDEKKRKEGVHVPYRDSKLTRLLQDSLGGNSRTVMIACISPADINAEESLNTLKYANRARNIQNKPIVNRNPMSAEMQKMRQQLEYLQAELLARGGGTSSDEVQVLKERISWLESTNEDLRRELHEYRHQLGLADEHYENEAQLATLSGGRSCFVKSEGLKRSLQCSDSFEYQMADNLEVDNSKEIDEEVAKEWEHTMLQNTMGKELNELNKRLEEKESEMKSFGGFETFALKQHFGKKLVELEDEKRIVQQERDRLLAEVESLAGNSDGQTHKLPDAHLQKLKSLEAQILDLKKKQENQVQLLKQKQRSDEAAKKLQDEIQFIKAQKVQLQHKIKQEAEQFRQWKASREKELLQLRKEGRRNEYERHKLQALNQRQKLVLQRKTEEAAMATKKLKELLEARKLAGRENSVAANGNSPGTQVSEKSFQRWLDHELEVMVHVHEVRSEYEKQSQVRAALAEELAVLKQDDAFLGGHSPSRGKNGSSRIYPMSPNARLARIASLENMVSISSNTLVAMASQLSEAEERERAFTGRGRWNQLRSMGDAKSLLQYMFSVAVDARCQLREKEIEIKELKEQMNELVGILRLSEARRKEAEKQLKSREDTMASAPATPPPSEKSNGLLKHSADETSTPLSPVPVPAQKQLKYTPGIANSPSRAFNMPQQKMVPVRQLPVAKKLALAGQAGKLWKWKRSHHQWLLQFKWKWQKPWRLSEYVRQCDETITRSQPRPRPQLQPRRPIL
- the LOC120279098 gene encoding kinesin-like protein KIN-4A isoform X3; the encoded protein is MGTGGRDSSQSGLIPQVMNALFSKIESLKHQTEFQLRVSFIEILKEEVRDLLDPASTGKVEAGNVHVGKVTVPGKPVVQIREASNGVITLAGSTEVDVSSQAEMAACLEQGSSSRATGSTNMNNQSSRSHAIFTITLEQMRKLDPIFAADGSPIEDMNEDYLCAKLHLVDLAGSERAKRTGSDGLRFKEGVHINKGLLALGNVISALGDEKKRKEGVHVPYRDSKLTRLLQDSLGGNSRTVMIACISPADINAEESLNTLKYANRARNIQNKPIVNRNPMSAEMQKMRQQLEYLQAELLARGGGTSSDEVQVLKERISWLESTNEDLRRELHEYRHQLGLADEHYENEAQLATLSGGRSCFVKSEGLKRSLQCSDSFEYQMADNLEVVDNSKEIDEEVAKEWEHTMLQNTMGKELNELNKRLEEKESEMKSFGGFETFALKQHFGKKLVELEDEKRIVQQERDRLLAEVESLAGNSDGQTHKLPDAHLQKLKSLEAQILDLKKKQENQVQLLKQKQRSDEAAKKLQDEIQFIKAQKVQLQHKIKQEAEQFRQWKASREKELLQLRKEGRRNEYERHKLQALNQRQKLVLQRKTEEAAMATKKLKELLEARKLAGRENSVAANGNSPGTQVSEKSFQRWLDHELEVMVHVHEVRSEYEKQSQVRAALAEELAVLKQDDAFLGGHSPSRGKNGSSRIYPMSPNARLARIASLENMVSISSNTLVAMASQLSEAEERERAFTGRGRWNQLRSMGDAKSLLQYMFSVAVDARCQLREKEIEIKELKEQMNELVGILRLSEARRKEAEKQLKSREDTMASAPATPPPSEKSNGLLKHSADETSTPLSPVPVPAQKQLKYTPGIANSPSRAFNMPQQKMVPVRQLPVAKKLALAGQAGKLWKWKRSHHQWLLQFKWKWQKPWRLSEYVRQCDETITRSQPRPRPQLQPRRPIL
- the LOC120279098 gene encoding kinesin-like protein KIN-4A isoform X1: MESSGEDCCVKVAVHIRPLIGDERLQGCKDCVSVVPGKPQVQLGSHSFTFDHVYGSTASPSSAMFEECVAPLVDGLFQGYNATVLAYGQTGSGKTYTMGTGGRDSSQSGLIPQVMNALFSKIESLKHQTEFQLRVSFIEILKEEVRDLLDPASTGKVEAGNVHVGKVTVPGKPVVQIREASNGVITLAGSTEVDVSSQAEMAACLEQGSSSRATGSTNMNNQSSRSHAIFTITLEQMRKLDPIFAADGSPIEDMNEDYLCAKLHLVDLAGSERAKRTGSDGLRFKEGVHINKGLLALGNVISALGDEKKRKEGVHVPYRDSKLTRLLQDSLGGNSRTVMIACISPADINAEESLNTLKYANRARNIQNKPIVNRNPMSAEMQKMRQQLEYLQAELLARGGGTSSDEVQVLKERISWLESTNEDLRRELHEYRHQLGLADEHYENEAQLATLSGGRSCFVKSEGLKRSLQCSDSFEYQMADNLEVVDNSKEIDEEVAKEWEHTMLQNTMGKELNELNKRLEEKESEMKSFGGFETFALKQHFGKKLVELEDEKRIVQQERDRLLAEVESLAGNSDGQTHKLPDAHLQKLKSLEAQILDLKKKQENQVQLLKQKQRSDEAAKKLQDEIQFIKAQKVQLQHKIKQEAEQFRQWKASREKELLQLRKEGRRNEYERHKLQALNQRQKLVLQRKTEEAAMATKKLKELLEARKLAGRENSVAANGNSPGTQVSEKSFQRWLDHELEVMVHVHEVRSEYEKQSQVRAALAEELAVLKQDDAFLGGHSPSRGKNGSSRIYPMSPNARLARIASLENMVSISSNTLVAMASQLSEAEERERAFTGRGRWNQLRSMGDAKSLLQYMFSVAVDARCQLREKEIEIKELKEQMNELVGILRLSEARRKEAEKQLKSREDTMASAPATPPPSEKSNGLLKHSADETSTPLSPVPVPAQKQLKYTPGIANSPSRAFNMPQQKMVPVRQLPVAKKLALAGQAGKLWKWKRSHHQWLLQFKWKWQKPWRLSEYVRQCDETITRSQPRPRPQLQPRRPIL